The window CGATTAGATATCGTCGCCACCGGAACTGTCGGAACCTTCGCCGTCGGTACCTTCCGGCGGCACGTCGCCACCGTCTTCCCAACCGTCATCCCAGCCGTAGTATTCCTCTTCCCAGGGCAGGCTGATTTCCTGCTCGTTGTCCCAGGTGCCGATTTCGGTAACAACCAGCCCGAAGGTGCTGATCGTGAACAAGTAGTCGCCGATGCGCACGGAGCGCCGCGGTTCGGGAAGTCCCCAATAGTCGTCGCTACCGGCTTCCGGTTCGATTAGGCTGTGATCGATCCGTGCCAACTCGGCAAAGCCGTCGGCTACGGTGACATCCATCACGACCACGCCGGCAAATGCGTCGCCGCTGCCGGGTTCGTCGTCATCGTCGGTGACCGGTTCGTCGTCATCGGCGCCCGGTTCGTCGTCATCGGCAACGGGGTCGTCACCAGGCACGGTTTCATCCTCGTCACCCCAGTCGTCGCCGTACCCCCAATCAATGATCGGGATCGCCAACAGGTCGCGGCTGGGATCGTAGAGGAAGGCGTGATGGTCGTACGCCGCGGCCGACCCCACCCAACCGAAGTTGTGTCCCCACAGTTTCTGCGGATTGGCGAAGTCGCTCACGTCAAACAGCGAAAGCGCCAAAGTGCCGTCGCTGCCCCACTCATCGCCGCCCTGCCCGACGGCCAGCAGGTAATCCTCGCCCATCGGGTGCAGGTAGGTGGAGAAGCCGGGAATTTCGAGTTCGCCGACGAGGGTTGGGTTTTCCGGGTCGGACAAGTCGATGGTGAACAGCGGGTCGGTTTGCTCAAAGGTGACCAGGTAACCGCGCGGGCCCATCATGCGGGCGGCGTAGATTTGCTCGTCGAGGGCCAGGTTTTCCAGCGAACCGGCGGGCACGAGGCCCTGCTGGTCATCCAGACTGAAGCAGAAAACGCCGTTGCGCTCCGGCGTACCGGTGCGCCAGCCGCCGTATGAAGTCGCCACGCGCAGGTGACCCTGCCACTCGCTCATGGAGAATTGGTTGAGCATCCAACCCCGCACTTCCGCGCTACCCTTGTAGACGGCCTCTTCCGGATTGGAGGCGATGTCGAAGCGGTGGATGGGGCTCAAGTCGTCAAACTGCTCGGGTTCCACCCAACCCCAGGCGGTGTCGATGGTGCCGCTGACGTAGAGGTTCTCTTGGCTGGCGTAGACCATGTACCCATCGGCAATAATCGAGATGTCGAGTTGCCGGGCCGTGGGGTCGTCCATGCGCACGGTCAACACGGAGAGAATGGCCGTGCCCATCGGATCTTCCGGCCGGTAATGGTCGGGACACTCCGACAGCAGGCCGGTTTCGGTTTCCATGCCGCCCGCGGTGTGAATGACGTTGTAGTAGCGGGGCAGCCAATCTTCGAGAGTGCTTTCTTCGATGATCGCCCGGTTTTGCGCCTTGAGTTCTTCCAGCGCGACCTCGAGTTCTTCAGGCGTGTAGTCGTAGCCGTCGAGGTAGTACTCCAGACCGGCGAGCGTCTTATGCACCGTGGTGACGATGCGCACGCCCGCGTCGATCATGCGGCTGCTGACCAATTCGCCCTCGACGTACATTTCGCGCTCGACGAAGGGATCGGTTTTGTCGGAGTGGTCGACGATCGAGACTTTCACTACGTTCCAGTAACGCTCATCCTCGGGCACGTCGGGCCAAAGTTCGGCGGGCGCTTGGTCGCGGGTCACGCGCGAAAAGACCAGCGCCTTGTCGCCGTAGAGGTACATGTCGCTGACGTATCCCTCGATATCGACGCGAGAGATTTCCTCGGTGCTGACCTGCGGATTGGCGTCGAAAAGAATGAAGTAGCCGCCGGTGACCAGGTAGAGGTAGTTGCCGTCGGTTTTGACCATGTCGGCCTCATCCACGCCCTCTTCCTGCACGTTGGTGTCGGTATAATCGTCGCCGCGCGCGTCACCGTCGCCGGTGCCGCCGTCATCGTCTCCCATTTCGCCGCCGGCCTGATCATCGTCGGCGGCGAAATCGTCGTCGTCGCCACCGGGAGCGGCGGTGTCGTCTTCGTTGCTCCAGTCGTCTTCAGGAACCTCGTACCAGTCTTCGCTGTAGATGGCGTCGATCGCTCGTTCCATTTCCATCGTCGCGTTTTGCTGTAACCAGGTAATGACGTCGCCGCAATCGCGGCATCGATAAAGACCGGCCTTGTCGGTATATATGTCGCTGTCGCCGTCGCCGGTGGCGCAGGCCGCCAACCTAAACGAGGCAACCAGCGCGAAGGCCAGCCAGCCGTACATAATCCATTTTCCAAACTTCATGACTGTATCTCCCCAAAAAGCGCGTCATCAGCGCGGAATTTTACCACGTGGCAAAGACCAAGCTTTTACTATCGCAAATCCTATGCCAGCCTCTCAGTTCCGCTAAAATACTGATTTTCCGCATGAATTATCGCACGGCGATAGCAAAAAGCAACGAAAAAACTGACGCCTTGCCCTTTTCGGGCTCAGAAAACTGAGGACCGGCGTTTTCCGTTTTGTACGGCCGTGCGGTTCTCGACGGACGTCGGCCGGTGTTCTACACTGACGGCTCTAACCGGCAAGGAGCGCGTATGGCCGAGCACTTTTTCGATATCCCCGCCTCGTTCGCCGAGCGGGAAAAAGCGGGCGCGGCGATTGTCTCGATTCCCTTCGAAAAAACCGTTTCCTACGGCGGCGGCACGGCACGCGGCCCGGCGGCGATCTTCGAGGCGAGTTGTCAGGTGGAATACTTCGACGAAGTGCTGCAGCGCGAACCGTATCGCGCGGGCATCTTCAGCGAGGCGATTCCCGATTCGGCGGAGGTGTCGGCCCTGTCGCCGGAGGCCATGATTGAACGCTTTTCCGGCATCGTCGGCGGGCATCTGGACGAAGGCCGGTTCCCGGTGGTGCTCGGAGGCGAACATACGGTGACGCTGGCCCCCTTCGACGCGGCGGTGCGGCGGCATCCGGATTTGCACGTGCTGCACCTGGACGCTCACGCCGACCTGCGCGACACCTACGAGGACGACCCGTTTTCGCACGCCTGCGTGGCGCGGCGCATGGTGGAAAAGGCGCCGATCGTGCAAATCGGCATCCGATCCTACGACAAAGAGCAGGCCGATGCGTTGAAGGATTTACCGGTTCACATGCTGCACGCGCACGAAATCCGCGCGGGGCGCGACATGGCCGCGTTTGCCGATGAGCACCTGGGTGAAACGGTGTATTTGACCATCGATCTGGACGCGTTCGATCCGTCGATCATGCCCGCCACCGGCACGCCCGAGCCCGGCGGTCTGCTGTGGAATGAAGTGGACGCGCTGCTGGCGTGGCTGTTCGCCCACCGGCGCGTCGTGGCGATGGACGTGGTGGAACTCGCGCCGATCGACGGCCTGCGCGCGCCGGACTTCCTGGCCGCGCGGCTGGTGTATCGCTGCATCGGGCGGCGGGCGGCGCGCAAATAACGTCTTGACGGACGGCGCAGGTTTTCTATTCTCGTAAGCGATCATCACAGGAAAGGTCGAAACCCCATGAGCGACACGCAGTTTGAGTTTCCGCGACAAGGCTGCCGGACGCTGATCAAAGCGCCCGACCCCGCCGCGTTGCGCGCGGTGAATCGGGAACGGAACAAGGCGCTGGTGGACAAGCGCGTGAGCGAGGACGAGGCCATCGAGCGCTTCGTGAACGAGGGCGATTACCTCGGCTTCGAACTCTACGGCACGGTGCGCTGCCCGATGTCGCTGACGCGGGCGCTGATCCGCAGCGGCAAGACGGGTTTCGACCTGGCCGGGCAAGGCGTGCACGAGGCCGATCTGCTGCTGGCGGCGAGCCTCATCAAGCGCATCGATTGCACGTACATCGGGCAGGAAGTGTACGGCGTGAGCCCGCTGCTGCGGCGCGAGGTGGAATCGGGCCGCGTCGAGGAAGTGGTCGAGTGGTCCAACGGCGCGATCACCTGGCGCTTCAAGGCCGCCGCGATGGGCCTGCCCTTTTTGCCGACCTACTCGATGCTCGGCTCCGACACCTTCAACTACAGCGCGGCCAAGGTGATCGACTGCCCCTTCACCGGTAAGCCGGTGGCGCTGCTGCCCGCGTTGGTGCTGAACGTGGGTTTCATTCACGTCAGCCGGGCCGACAAGTTCGGCAACTGCCAGGTGGACGGCGTGAGCGGGTTTGCCGCGGAGATGGCGCGGGCGTCCAAGAAGCTGATCATCTCGACCGAGGAAATCGTCGACACCGAGGTGTTCCGGCGCGAGCCCGAGCGGACGATCATCCCCTGGTACAACGTGGACGCCGTGGTGCACGCGCCCTACGGCTCATGGCCCGGCGAAATGACCGGCGTCTACGAACGCGACGAAGAGCACTACCGCATGTTCCTGGAACTGGTCAAAACGCCCGAGGGCACCGAGCAATACATGCGCCAATGGGTGCGCGATCTTCCCAACCACCAGGCGTTGATCGAGAAGATCGGCGCGGACCGCCTCGCGGCGATCCGAATCGACACGTGAGGGGGCGGCCATGAGCGAGACGACTTACAACTCCAGCGAACTGCTGATTTGCCTGGCCGGCCGCCTGGTGGAAGACGGCGCGATGGCCTTTATCGGCACGGGCATTCCGATGCTCGCCGCCTCCCTGGCGCAACGGCGGCAGGCGCCGAACATGGTGCCGATTTTCGAATTCGGCGGCCTGGGCGCGAAGCTCGAGAAGCTGCCGCTGGCGGTGGGCGACATGCGCACGTTCAACAAGGCGATGGTGGCCTCGAGCATCTGCGAGGTGATGGAGACGGCGCAGCGCGGTTTCATCGAGTACGGCTTCATCGGCGGGGCGCAGATCGACATGTACGGCAACCTGAACTCGACGCTGATCGGCACGCCGGACGCGGTGAAGGTGCGGCTGCCGGGCTCGGGCGGGGCGAACGACATCGGCTCGCTGATCTGGCGGACGATCGCCATCATGCGGCACGACAAGCGGCGCTTTGTCGAGAAGCTCGACTTCCTGACCACGCCGGGCTACCTGCACGGCCCCGGCTCGCGCGAGGCGGCGGGGCTGCCGCCGGGCACCGGCCCGTACCGAGTGGTAAGCAACCTGGGCATCATGGGTTTTGACGAGCAGAGCAAGCGGATGACGCTGCTGTCGGTCAACCCGGGCGTCACGATCGCGCAGGTGGTGGAGAATACGGGCTTTGAGTTGCTGGTGGCCGACGAGGTCACCGAGAACGCGCCGCCCACCGCCGAGGAACTGCGCATCCTGCGCGAGGATGTCGACCCCGACGGGCTTTATCGGTAGGCGGGTAATCGCGACCAGGGCTTTGCCCTGGACCCACCAAAGAGGGCAAGCCCCCTTTGGAAACCCCCGAAAAGGGTAAAAGAGAAAAAGAGCCCAAGGGTAACTCTTAACAGTCCCGGGAAATACGAAACCCAATGTCGCCGATACGGTAGTCTGGATCGCCCCCGACCCGAACCGACGCGCGCACAACGTCTGCACTATTGACCCAGCAACCGCCGCGGACAACACGGTCCGTCGGGTACTTGCCGACCAAGACCCAACACCACTCCCAGACGTTGCCGAGCATGTCATAGAGGTCCCAGGCGTTTGGTTTCTTTTCGCCAACGGGATGCGTCGATCCCTCTGAGTTCTCGCCGTACCAAGCGATCTCTTCCAGCGGCCCGTAGGGGTCTTTCGTGCCTCCGGCCAAACAGGCGTATACCCATTCTTCCTCAGTGGGTAAACGTATTCCTTTTGCGCCTTCGATTGGCGTCGCCGTATCGTTCTCTTCGTCCACAGCGTAGACTTCTTTCATACCCAGTTTCTTGGAAAGCGTATTGCAGAATTTTACCGAATCAAACCAAGAAACCATTTCCACCGGATAATCTTCGGTTCCCTCCCCGGCGATGCGACTGGGATTCGTTCCCATCACCTCCTCGTAAAGGCTTTGCGTTACAGGGTAGGCGAGCATTTCGAAATCTTTTCCCGGAATCTTTTTCCAAGGCAACCGGTGAACGGACATTTTCGCCGGCCGGGTTGTTTTCGACTCTTCAGGACTCTCTTCGATGCGCGTGGCGGCAGCCATCTCGATGATCGTACGGATTGCTTCTTCGTCTTCAGGAAAATCGGTGAGTCTTTCGCCTTCGCTTTGATCCTTTCTCAGAATTACCTTGATAATATCGTCGTCGATTCCCGGTGTGTTTTTGACCCACTCGTCAAGCGAGTATGGCTCCTGAGCTGCATCTTGCTCTGGTTGTCTATGGGAATAGTACTCTTGAAGATGGTAGAGAAGCAGCGGCCATTTCTCCGCGGTCGCTATTAGTTCGCGGTGGGCGTGGAACTGAAGCAACGTCCATTTTGCCAACAGGTCCGGCTGATAATCGAAGCTCGCATCCGCCTTCTTTCTGGCCTCGGCCAATGCGAGGTTAACCGATATGAGGTTGACGGCCATTTTGCACGCGCGTGGTTTTCGTTCCATCACTTCCGCGATCATTTCGCAGTATCGGGCCAGACGCGAATCTTCGGCGGCGTGTGAACGAATCAACTCCAACATGCGCGATATTTCCGGCGGTGGTAGCCGAATGGGAATTTGAATGATCTTTTCGAGATACTC of the Candidatus Lernaella stagnicola genome contains:
- a CDS encoding beta-propeller domain-containing protein — encoded protein: MKFGKWIMYGWLAFALVASFRLAACATGDGDSDIYTDKAGLYRCRDCGDVITWLQQNATMEMERAIDAIYSEDWYEVPEDDWSNEDDTAAPGGDDDDFAADDDQAGGEMGDDDGGTGDGDARGDDYTDTNVQEEGVDEADMVKTDGNYLYLVTGGYFILFDANPQVSTEEISRVDIEGYVSDMYLYGDKALVFSRVTRDQAPAELWPDVPEDERYWNVVKVSIVDHSDKTDPFVEREMYVEGELVSSRMIDAGVRIVTTVHKTLAGLEYYLDGYDYTPEELEVALEELKAQNRAIIEESTLEDWLPRYYNVIHTAGGMETETGLLSECPDHYRPEDPMGTAILSVLTVRMDDPTARQLDISIIADGYMVYASQENLYVSGTIDTAWGWVEPEQFDDLSPIHRFDIASNPEEAVYKGSAEVRGWMLNQFSMSEWQGHLRVATSYGGWRTGTPERNGVFCFSLDDQQGLVPAGSLENLALDEQIYAARMMGPRGYLVTFEQTDPLFTIDLSDPENPTLVGELEIPGFSTYLHPMGEDYLLAVGQGGDEWGSDGTLALSLFDVSDFANPQKLWGHNFGWVGSAAAYDHHAFLYDPSRDLLAIPIIDWGYGDDWGDEDETVPGDDPVADDDEPGADDDEPVTDDDDEPGSGDAFAGVVVMDVTVADGFAELARIDHSLIEPEAGSDDYWGLPEPRRSVRIGDYLFTISTFGLVVTEIGTWDNEQEISLPWEEEYYGWDDGWEDGGDVPPEGTDGEGSDSSGGDDI
- the speB gene encoding agmatinase, with amino-acid sequence MAEHFFDIPASFAEREKAGAAIVSIPFEKTVSYGGGTARGPAAIFEASCQVEYFDEVLQREPYRAGIFSEAIPDSAEVSALSPEAMIERFSGIVGGHLDEGRFPVVLGGEHTVTLAPFDAAVRRHPDLHVLHLDAHADLRDTYEDDPFSHACVARRMVEKAPIVQIGIRSYDKEQADALKDLPVHMLHAHEIRAGRDMAAFADEHLGETVYLTIDLDAFDPSIMPATGTPEPGGLLWNEVDALLAWLFAHRRVVAMDVVELAPIDGLRAPDFLAARLVYRCIGRRAARK
- a CDS encoding CoA-transferase codes for the protein MSDTQFEFPRQGCRTLIKAPDPAALRAVNRERNKALVDKRVSEDEAIERFVNEGDYLGFELYGTVRCPMSLTRALIRSGKTGFDLAGQGVHEADLLLAASLIKRIDCTYIGQEVYGVSPLLRREVESGRVEEVVEWSNGAITWRFKAAAMGLPFLPTYSMLGSDTFNYSAAKVIDCPFTGKPVALLPALVLNVGFIHVSRADKFGNCQVDGVSGFAAEMARASKKLIISTEEIVDTEVFRREPERTIIPWYNVDAVVHAPYGSWPGEMTGVYERDEEHYRMFLELVKTPEGTEQYMRQWVRDLPNHQALIEKIGADRLAAIRIDT
- a CDS encoding CoA-transferase; protein product: MSETTYNSSELLICLAGRLVEDGAMAFIGTGIPMLAASLAQRRQAPNMVPIFEFGGLGAKLEKLPLAVGDMRTFNKAMVASSICEVMETAQRGFIEYGFIGGAQIDMYGNLNSTLIGTPDAVKVRLPGSGGANDIGSLIWRTIAIMRHDKRRFVEKLDFLTTPGYLHGPGSREAAGLPPGTGPYRVVSNLGIMGFDEQSKRMTLLSVNPGVTIAQVVENTGFELLVADEVTENAPPTAEELRILREDVDPDGLYR
- a CDS encoding SUMF1/EgtB/PvdO family nonheme iron enzyme — encoded protein: MQAMKAYQSLYYRLTEELRNAKGNAKDLRIVVCIDDLDRCLPERAIELLEGIKVFLDLPGFYFIIGVDERVIRAGILVRYKDFAFDEKSEIPVNPREYLEKIIQIPIRLPPPEISRMLELIRSHAAEDSRLARYCEMIAEVMERKPRACKMAVNLISVNLALAEARKKADASFDYQPDLLAKWTLLQFHAHRELIATAEKWPLLLYHLQEYYSHRQPEQDAAQEPYSLDEWVKNTPGIDDDIIKVILRKDQSEGERLTDFPEDEEAIRTIIEMAAATRIEESPEESKTTRPAKMSVHRLPWKKIPGKDFEMLAYPVTQSLYEEVMGTNPSRIAGEGTEDYPVEMVSWFDSVKFCNTLSKKLGMKEVYAVDEENDTATPIEGAKGIRLPTEEEWVYACLAGGTKDPYGPLEEIAWYGENSEGSTHPVGEKKPNAWDLYDMLGNVWEWCWVLVGKYPTDRVVRGGCWVNSADVVRASVRVGGDPDYRIGDIGFRISRDC